One genomic region from Arcobacter sp. LA11 encodes:
- a CDS encoding nitrate/nitrite transporter has protein sequence MAGLKDLKGQGHATTLFMAFLYFDMSFMVWTMLGPLSTEISEALALGGHIMTASEKATLLSLPILSGAILRIVLGFGVDKLGAKMTALISQAIVIAALLTAYLQGDNITYNQLLIVALGLGFAGASFAVALPQAGQWYPPKLQGVVLGIAGAGNIGVVIDFLFAPKIAEIWGWDSVFGVGAAMAIVVFVAYLFLAKDAPESVYKANPKKLKDYGKLLKDKDTWWFSLFYAVSFGGFVGFAGYMKVYLMNTYQVDMAAFGIDVLDEGNVKVIAGYFGALCIFAGAVLRPVGGNIADKIGGVRSLYFFYGIVALLAIINATVELPFAVAILVLFLIMANLGMANGAVFQLVPQRFGKDIGIMTGIVGCAGGLGGTALIKTLGWSKGAFDGYTAGFLIFAVVVIVAISGISLVKTRWRTTWGVTAGGRI, from the coding sequence ATGGCAGGATTAAAAGACTTAAAAGGACAAGGACACGCAACTACTTTGTTCATGGCTTTTTTATATTTTGATATGAGTTTTATGGTGTGGACAATGTTAGGACCACTTAGTACAGAAATTTCTGAAGCTTTAGCTTTAGGTGGTCATATAATGACAGCAAGTGAAAAAGCTACATTATTATCACTTCCTATTTTATCAGGAGCAATATTAAGAATTGTATTAGGGTTTGGAGTTGACAAACTAGGTGCAAAAATGACAGCACTTATCTCACAAGCAATTGTTATTGCTGCATTATTAACTGCTTATTTACAAGGTGACAATATTACATATAATCAACTACTAATAGTTGCTCTTGGTCTTGGTTTTGCAGGTGCCTCATTTGCAGTTGCTTTACCACAAGCTGGACAATGGTATCCGCCAAAACTTCAAGGTGTAGTTTTAGGTATTGCTGGTGCTGGTAATATTGGTGTTGTAATTGATTTCTTATTTGCGCCAAAAATTGCAGAAATCTGGGGATGGGATTCAGTATTTGGAGTTGGTGCAGCAATGGCAATTGTCGTTTTTGTTGCTTATCTTTTCTTAGCAAAAGATGCACCTGAATCTGTATATAAAGCAAATCCTAAAAAATTAAAAGATTATGGAAAACTATTAAAAGATAAAGATACATGGTGGTTTTCATTATTTTACGCAGTTTCATTTGGTGGATTTGTTGGATTTGCTGGATATATGAAAGTATATTTAATGAATACTTATCAAGTAGATATGGCTGCATTTGGTATAGATGTATTAGATGAAGGAAATGTAAAAGTAATTGCTGGTTACTTTGGTGCTTTATGTATATTTGCAGGTGCAGTATTAAGACCTGTTGGTGGAAATATTGCAGATAAAATTGGTGGAGTTAGATCTCTATATTTTTTCTATGGTATTGTTGCCTTACTAGCAATTATAAATGCAACCGTTGAATTACCATTTGCAGTGGCTATTTTAGTACTGTTCTTAATTATGGCAAATCTTGGAATGGCAAATGGTGCAGTATTCCAGTTAGTTCCACAAAGATTTGGTAAAGATATTGGTATAATGACAGGAATTGTTGGATGTGCTGGTGGTCTTGGAGGAACAGCTCTGATTAAAACACTAGGTTGGTCAAAAGGTGCATTTGACGGATATACAGCAGGTTTTTTGATCTTTGCAGTAGTTGTAATCGTAGCAATTTCAGGAATCAGTTTAGTTAAAACTAGATGGAGAACAACTTGGGGTGTTACCGCTGGTGGTAGAATCTAA
- a CDS encoding CmpA/NrtA family ABC transporter substrate-binding protein → MLKQVLKIGLGVSVVASTLLAAPEKTKLKIGFIALTDCAPLVIAKEKGFFKAEGLDVHVAKEGGGWPGIQQKVISGEYDFSHALAGMPIAATLGINGNAHLQALLSLDFNGNAITYGNNIIAEMEKYGLDKTKRPVSAESLKKYIDAKRAKEGDKYAPLNFGMVHPVSTHNYELRYWMSASGIKPDQDCTIKPFPPPTMPSNLIAGNIEGYCVGEPWNSRIVLKGKGSALVTNYDIWNNNPEKVLQARADFVKKNPETTKAVMRAVIKAQKWLDESWENREEAIGYLAKKNYVKAPKNVLRKSMSGTFLYNKGVDSANPMFNVFANNYAAYPFYSHGMWFVTQMYRWGQLDKPVDMKALIEKVYRPDLFAEVAKEVDYKLPPSPWKKDGVDEYNKFLDGKVWDPNKAVDYIFDFKVQNSLVSKEDLMKANSWKVETKQPGYTCHYGPAGCADPKYVTK, encoded by the coding sequence ATGTTAAAACAGGTATTAAAAATTGGTTTAGGTGTTTCAGTTGTTGCTTCAACTTTATTAGCAGCCCCAGAGAAAACAAAATTAAAAATAGGTTTTATTGCACTAACTGACTGTGCTCCATTAGTAATTGCAAAAGAGAAAGGATTCTTTAAAGCTGAAGGTCTTGATGTACATGTTGCAAAAGAAGGTGGTGGATGGCCAGGTATTCAGCAAAAAGTAATTTCTGGTGAATATGATTTTTCTCATGCACTAGCAGGTATGCCTATTGCTGCAACACTTGGAATCAATGGAAATGCTCATTTACAAGCTTTATTATCATTAGACTTTAATGGTAATGCAATTACATATGGTAATAATATTATTGCAGAGATGGAAAAATATGGTTTAGATAAAACAAAAAGACCAGTATCTGCTGAATCTCTAAAAAAATATATTGATGCAAAAAGAGCAAAAGAGGGTGATAAGTATGCCCCACTTAACTTTGGTATGGTTCACCCAGTTTCAACTCACAACTATGAGTTAAGATATTGGATGTCTGCTTCTGGAATTAAGCCAGACCAAGATTGTACTATCAAACCATTTCCACCACCAACAATGCCATCAAACTTAATTGCTGGAAATATTGAGGGTTATTGTGTTGGTGAGCCTTGGAATTCAAGAATTGTACTTAAAGGTAAAGGTTCGGCACTTGTAACAAATTATGATATCTGGAACAATAATCCAGAAAAAGTTCTACAAGCAAGAGCTGATTTTGTTAAGAAAAACCCTGAAACTACAAAAGCTGTTATGCGAGCAGTTATTAAAGCTCAAAAATGGTTAGATGAATCATGGGAAAATAGAGAAGAAGCTATTGGTTATTTAGCTAAGAAAAACTATGTAAAAGCCCCAAAAAATGTACTTAGAAAATCTATGTCAGGAACATTCCTTTATAACAAAGGTGTAGATTCTGCTAATCCAATGTTTAATGTATTTGCAAACAACTACGCAGCGTATCCATTTTATTCACATGGAATGTGGTTTGTTACTCAAATGTATAGATGGGGACAACTTGATAAACCAGTTGATATGAAAGCATTAATTGAAAAAGTTTATAGACCTGATTTATTTGCTGAAGTTGCAAAAGAAGTTGATTATAAGTTACCTCCAAGTCCATGGAAAAAAGATGGTGTTGATGAATATAATAAATTCTTAGATGGAAAAGTTTGGGATCCAAATAAAGCAGTTGATTATATCTTTGATTTCAAAGTTCAAAACTCACTTGTTTCAAAAGAAGATTTAATGAAAGCTAACTCATGGAAAGTTGAAACTAAACAACCTGGTTATACTTGTCATTATGGTCCTGCTGGATGTGCAGATCCAAAATATGTTACTAAATAA
- the ntrB gene encoding nitrate ABC transporter permease — MNKETLKKIFLPLIVLVLIIQVWSGIAKIVEDFPTPSDTYVYAFGGITTDGDEIDGVLSDPFYIENQDDKGLFWQILASLERVFGGFALAVLVGVPIGLLIGMSKNMQYALDPFIQIFKPVSPLAWLPLLLFVFQDINTTAVSTIFITSIWPIIINTALGVKNVNEDYLNVAKVLQFTPIEKIFQIILPVAVPFIFTGMRLSLGIAWLVIVAAEMLTGGIGIGFWIWDEYNNLAYHNIIIGIIVVGIIGFILDVMMGKIADYFDYRKKM; from the coding sequence ATGAACAAAGAAACACTAAAAAAGATATTTCTTCCATTGATTGTATTAGTTTTAATAATACAAGTATGGTCGGGTATTGCTAAGATTGTTGAGGATTTCCCAACTCCAAGTGATACTTATGTATATGCTTTTGGTGGAATTACAACAGATGGTGATGAAATTGATGGTGTTTTATCTGATCCTTTTTATATCGAGAACCAAGATGATAAAGGACTTTTTTGGCAAATCTTAGCATCTCTTGAAAGGGTATTTGGTGGGTTTGCACTAGCAGTTTTAGTTGGTGTTCCAATTGGTTTATTAATTGGTATGAGTAAAAATATGCAATATGCACTTGATCCTTTTATTCAAATTTTTAAACCAGTTTCACCACTTGCATGGCTTCCATTATTGTTATTTGTGTTTCAAGATATTAATACAACTGCAGTTTCAACGATTTTTATTACATCGATTTGGCCAATTATTATAAATACTGCACTTGGTGTTAAAAATGTAAATGAAGACTATTTAAATGTTGCAAAGGTTTTACAGTTTACTCCAATTGAAAAAATCTTTCAAATAATTTTACCTGTTGCTGTTCCTTTTATTTTTACAGGAATGAGATTATCTTTAGGTATTGCATGGCTTGTAATTGTCGCAGCTGAGATGTTAACAGGTGGTATTGGTATTGGATTCTGGATTTGGGATGAGTATAACAATCTTGCTTACCACAATATCATTATTGGTATTATAGTTGTTGGTATTATTGGTTTTATCTTAGATGTTATGATGGGTAAAATCGCTGATTATTTTGATTATAGAAAAAAGATGTAA
- a CDS encoding ABC transporter ATP-binding protein, translating to MSKNFLELENIHKTFPLPGGKEYKAVVDVDVKIAKNEIISIIGHSGCGKSTLLNMIAGLDAQTEGNIILNNKEIKGPGPERAVVFQNHSLLPWLTVYQNIEMAVKKVMPGLSSSELRERVEKFVSMVNLDHAKDKFPGEISGGMKQRVGIARALSIKPDVLLMDEPFGALDSLTRANLQEHLMRIQQKVENTVIIITHDIDEAVLLSDKVIMMTNGPEATIGEVLEVNLERPRNRVELQHDPEYIRCREAILSFLYEKFAKEDE from the coding sequence ATGAGTAAGAACTTTTTAGAATTAGAAAATATCCATAAAACTTTTCCCCTTCCAGGTGGAAAAGAGTATAAAGCCGTTGTTGATGTAGACGTGAAAATAGCTAAAAATGAAATTATTTCAATTATTGGGCATAGTGGTTGTGGTAAATCAACACTTTTAAATATGATTGCAGGATTAGATGCTCAAACAGAAGGTAATATTATTTTAAATAATAAAGAGATAAAAGGACCAGGTCCTGAAAGAGCTGTCGTTTTTCAAAATCACTCTTTACTACCATGGTTAACTGTATATCAAAATATTGAAATGGCAGTTAAAAAAGTAATGCCTGGTTTAAGTTCATCAGAACTTAGAGAAAGAGTTGAAAAGTTTGTTTCTATGGTAAATCTTGACCATGCAAAAGATAAATTTCCAGGGGAAATTTCTGGTGGTATGAAACAAAGAGTTGGTATAGCAAGAGCTTTATCAATCAAACCAGATGTTTTACTTATGGATGAACCTTTTGGTGCACTTGATTCATTAACTCGTGCAAACTTACAAGAACATCTAATGAGAATTCAGCAAAAAGTTGAAAATACAGTTATTATAATTACACATGATATTGATGAAGCAGTACTTTTAAGTGATAAAGTAATTATGATGACAAATGGTCCAGAAGCAACTATTGGTGAAGTTTTAGAAGTAAACTTAGAAAGACCAAGAAATAGAGTTGAACTTCAACACGATCCAGAATATATTAGATGTAGAGAAGCAATTTTAAGTTTTCTTTATGAAAAATTTGCAAAAGAAGATGAATAA
- a CDS encoding enolase C-terminal domain-like protein, with protein MSENISTIKSIRVRPVVVPMQTPHQTASGIITESPLILIDISMSDGNIGHSMIFTYTKLALKATADFIQNLEPLVIGERLVPLDIFLKLNKQFRLLGTQGLVGMSIAGIDMALWDALARQKDLSLTNLLGGKAKPIKAYGAVGYDGAEVCAKVAKEWSEKGLKGIKAKIGYPTVEEDIEVIQAMREATGEDMSIMVDYNQSLTPIEAIKRHRILDKEKLAWIEEPTLAHDYIGHSKIAKETKTPIQCGENWWGILDMQHAIQANASDYIMLDVMKIGGVTGWIRAAAIANAHNIEISSHLWPEISAQLLCCTPTTNWLEYCDWWNPILKNPLVLENGNAIISDCKGSGIQWDEKAAEKYSVIL; from the coding sequence ATGAGTGAAAATATATCGACTATCAAATCTATTCGAGTTAGACCTGTTGTTGTTCCAATGCAAACACCACACCAAACAGCAAGTGGAATTATTACTGAATCACCTCTAATTCTTATAGATATATCAATGAGTGACGGAAATATTGGCCATAGTATGATTTTTACCTATACTAAACTAGCGTTAAAAGCCACAGCTGATTTTATTCAAAATCTAGAACCTTTAGTTATAGGAGAGAGATTAGTTCCTTTGGATATCTTTTTAAAATTAAATAAACAATTTAGATTATTAGGAACTCAAGGTTTAGTTGGAATGTCAATTGCAGGTATTGATATGGCCTTGTGGGATGCCCTTGCTAGACAAAAAGACCTATCTTTGACAAATCTATTAGGTGGAAAAGCTAAGCCAATTAAAGCATATGGAGCAGTAGGTTATGATGGAGCTGAAGTTTGTGCTAAAGTTGCTAAAGAATGGTCAGAAAAAGGTCTTAAGGGGATAAAAGCAAAAATAGGTTATCCAACAGTAGAAGAAGATATTGAAGTAATCCAAGCAATGAGAGAAGCTACTGGTGAAGATATGTCAATTATGGTTGATTATAACCAAAGTTTAACTCCAATAGAAGCTATTAAAAGACATCGAATATTAGACAAAGAAAAATTAGCATGGATAGAAGAACCAACTTTAGCCCATGATTATATTGGACATTCAAAAATTGCAAAAGAGACAAAAACTCCTATTCAATGTGGTGAAAATTGGTGGGGAATTCTTGATATGCAACATGCAATTCAAGCCAATGCTTCAGATTATATTATGTTAGATGTGATGAAAATTGGTGGAGTAACAGGATGGATTAGAGCAGCTGCTATTGCTAATGCTCATAATATAGAAATTTCAAGTCATCTTTGGCCAGAAATTAGTGCTCAACTTCTATGTTGTACACCAACTACAAACTGGCTTGAATATTGTGATTGGTGGAATCCAATATTAAAAAATCCTCTTGTTTTAGAAAATGGAAATGCGATAATTAGTGATTGTAAAGGAAGTGGAATCCAATGGGATGAAAAAGCTGCAGAGAAATATTCTGTGATTTTATAA